A part of Streptomyces sp. NBC_00557 genomic DNA contains:
- a CDS encoding XdhC family protein translates to MLDLAEELDRWIEEGRELAVATVVAVGGSAPRGPGAALAVDGAGTVIGSVSGGCVEGAVYDLCQEALRTGESVLERFGYSDEDAFAVGLTCGGTIEVLVTPVSGQAPVRPVLATAVAAAAQGRPAALARVARGPAELLGRALLVRQDGTHEGALGGHPDLDRTAAAEARALLEAGRTGTVEISADGSHCPGGLTLLVESNVPPPRMIIFGAVDFASALARAGKFLGYHVTVCDARPVFATRARFPDADEVVVDWPHRYLRRTGTDARTVLCVLTHDAKFDVPLLKLALGMPVAFVGAMGSRRTHEDRNRRLRAEGVSERELARLRSPIGLDLGARTPEETALSIAAEIVAVRRGGTGIPLTDSRTPIHRDLQTAGAMRG, encoded by the coding sequence ATGCTTGACCTGGCCGAGGAGCTGGACCGGTGGATCGAGGAGGGCCGGGAGCTCGCCGTCGCCACCGTGGTGGCCGTCGGCGGCAGCGCACCGCGCGGTCCCGGCGCCGCCCTCGCCGTGGACGGTGCGGGCACCGTCATCGGCTCCGTCTCCGGCGGCTGCGTCGAGGGCGCGGTGTACGACCTGTGCCAGGAGGCGCTGCGTACCGGGGAGAGCGTGCTCGAACGGTTCGGCTACAGCGACGAGGACGCCTTCGCCGTCGGCCTGACCTGCGGAGGAACAATCGAGGTGCTGGTCACACCGGTGTCCGGCCAGGCGCCCGTCCGGCCGGTCCTCGCGACGGCCGTGGCGGCCGCCGCCCAGGGCCGGCCCGCGGCCCTGGCCCGGGTCGCCCGCGGCCCGGCCGAACTCCTGGGCCGGGCCCTGCTGGTGCGGCAGGACGGCACGCACGAGGGCGCTCTCGGCGGCCACCCGGACCTGGACCGTACGGCGGCGGCCGAGGCCCGCGCCCTGCTGGAGGCGGGCCGCACCGGCACGGTGGAGATCTCCGCGGACGGCTCCCACTGCCCCGGCGGCCTCACCCTGCTGGTCGAGTCGAACGTGCCGCCACCGCGGATGATCATCTTCGGGGCGGTGGACTTCGCCTCGGCGCTGGCGCGGGCCGGCAAGTTCCTCGGCTACCACGTGACCGTGTGCGACGCCCGCCCGGTCTTCGCCACCCGGGCCCGCTTCCCCGACGCCGACGAGGTCGTCGTGGACTGGCCGCACCGCTACCTGCGGCGCACCGGGACCGACGCGCGTACTGTCCTGTGCGTCCTCACCCACGACGCGAAGTTCGACGTGCCCCTGCTCAAGCTGGCCCTCGGCATGCCGGTGGCGTTCGTCGGCGCGATGGGCTCGCGCCGCACCCACGAGGACCGCAACCGGCGTCTGCGGGCCGAAGGCGTGAGCGAGCGGGAACTGGCCAGACTGCGCTCTCCGATCGGCCTCGACCTCGGCGCCCGTACGCCCGAGGAGACCGCCCTGTCGATCGCGGCGGAGATCGTCGCCGTCAGACGGGGCGGCACCGGCATACCGCTGACCGACTCCCGGACACCGATCCACCGCGACCTTCAGACCGCCGGAGCAATGAGGGGATAA
- a CDS encoding carbonic anhydrase codes for MTDTATPTPREAFEMLLAGNDRFAAGVPEHPNQDAARRAEIAPGQQPFAVLFGCSDSRLAAEIIFDRGLGDLFVVRTAGHVMGPEVLGSIEYGVSVLGCPLVVILGHDACGAVAATRAAVDGGATADGFVRDVVERVTPSVLAARAAGASTDADFIAEHVRATVDLLTDRSRVLADQVAAGRTAVVGLSYRLADGRAQLVAARGLDLPTERQATVA; via the coding sequence ATGACCGACACCGCCACTCCTACCCCACGTGAAGCCTTCGAGATGCTGCTGGCCGGCAACGACCGGTTCGCGGCCGGCGTGCCCGAGCACCCGAACCAGGATGCCGCCCGTCGCGCCGAGATCGCTCCCGGCCAGCAGCCCTTCGCCGTTCTGTTCGGCTGTTCGGACTCCCGCCTCGCCGCCGAGATCATCTTCGACCGCGGGCTGGGAGACCTGTTCGTGGTGCGCACCGCCGGCCACGTGATGGGCCCGGAAGTGCTGGGCAGCATCGAGTACGGCGTGAGCGTGCTCGGGTGTCCGCTGGTGGTGATCCTCGGCCACGACGCGTGCGGCGCCGTCGCGGCCACCCGGGCCGCGGTGGACGGGGGCGCCACCGCCGACGGATTCGTGCGCGACGTCGTCGAGCGGGTCACCCCCAGCGTGCTGGCCGCCCGTGCCGCCGGCGCCAGTACCGACGCGGACTTCATCGCCGAGCACGTCCGCGCGACCGTCGACCTGCTCACCGACCGCTCCCGGGTACTGGCCGACCAGGTCGCCGCCGGACGGACGGCCGTCGTGGGCCTGTCCTACCGCCTGGCCGACGGCCGCGCCCAACTGGTCGCCGCCCGCGGCCTCGACCTCCCCACCGAGCGCCAGGCCACCGTCGCCTGA
- a CDS encoding ATP-binding protein — protein sequence MDPAGHDEGRRPLVEGLAEGPISVSAAFEGSEEIAKARHLARLFLTDVQAVHGLPVSSRAMGMVQLVVSELVTNARKYAPGLCLLTLTIEEGAVQVSVWDSGTAVPAVLAPDPSRIGQHGLEIVMAVCQSFAVHREPVGKRITATVALADDPGADASATSRYDQVPLWTGSPSNSAEGQRRSSRCERPRLGTAGMRPAS from the coding sequence ATGGACCCGGCTGGGCATGATGAGGGCCGGCGGCCGCTCGTAGAGGGTCTTGCAGAGGGCCCGATATCGGTGTCCGCTGCCTTCGAGGGCAGTGAGGAGATCGCCAAGGCTCGTCACCTGGCCCGTCTCTTTCTGACGGACGTGCAGGCGGTGCACGGTCTGCCGGTGTCCAGCCGCGCGATGGGCATGGTCCAGCTGGTGGTGAGCGAGCTGGTGACCAACGCCCGGAAGTACGCGCCCGGGCTGTGCCTGTTGACGCTGACGATCGAAGAAGGGGCCGTCCAGGTGAGCGTCTGGGACAGCGGTACGGCGGTGCCGGCCGTCCTGGCGCCGGATCCGAGCCGCATCGGGCAGCACGGACTCGAGATTGTGATGGCCGTCTGCCAGAGCTTCGCCGTTCACCGGGAGCCGGTGGGCAAGCGCATCACGGCCACGGTGGCGCTGGCCGATGATCCCGGCGCAGACGCGTCGGCCACCAGCCGATATGACCAAGTCCCGCTCTGGACGGGGTCGCCCTCGAATTCCGCCGAGGGCCAACGCCGGTCAAGCCGATGTGAACGCCCGCGGCTCGGGACCGCAGGGATGAGGCCGGCCTCCTGA
- a CDS encoding DUF3291 domain-containing protein, with translation MPRLALYTFGVLKSPLADPAPLTSEFYDIGEAVYRKISQHPGYLGRAEAADGDRGMLFEADWGAWGEFAVPTWYGKGRTVETTALAATLSLWTGLRPAFDAVYTGLHREALNRRYDWFERTVHPNHVFWWVSDGVIPTWRDGVSRLEHLHGHGSAPHAFTFHHSFAPDGTPVGLKGIGPTSDQVR, from the coding sequence ATGCCCCGCCTTGCTCTGTACACATTCGGCGTCCTGAAGTCGCCTCTCGCCGATCCCGCACCTCTCACCAGCGAGTTCTACGACATTGGTGAGGCCGTCTACCGGAAGATCAGTCAGCACCCCGGATACCTCGGGCGTGCTGAAGCGGCGGACGGTGACCGGGGCATGCTCTTCGAGGCGGACTGGGGTGCATGGGGAGAGTTCGCCGTACCCACCTGGTACGGCAAGGGCCGTACGGTGGAGACCACCGCCCTGGCCGCGACCCTCTCCCTGTGGACCGGCCTGCGCCCCGCCTTCGACGCCGTCTACACCGGGCTGCACCGTGAGGCGCTGAACAGGCGCTACGACTGGTTCGAGAGGACAGTGCACCCGAATCACGTGTTCTGGTGGGTCTCCGACGGCGTGATACCCACCTGGCGGGACGGGGTTTCCAGGCTGGAACACCTCCACGGCCACGGCTCCGCGCCGCACGCCTTCACCTTCCACCACTCGTTCGCACCGGACGGAACTCCGGTCGGCCTCAAGGGCATTGGGCCGACGAGCGACCAGGTTCGCTGA
- a CDS encoding dihydrofolate reductase family protein, protein MRKIIICTFLTLDGVMQAPGGPDEDAQSGFEHGGWQKPVSDDEVGTAIAGWYEASDAMLLGRKTYEIFASYWPTADPGNPFTHRMNSMHKYVASRTLTSVEWQNSTLLEGDLVDAVRELKASDGANINVVGSGDLAQTLMRHNLVDEYRLTIHPVIIGTGKRLFADGAIPTALEPVSVSTTKGGTIVGVYRPNGKPSYDSY, encoded by the coding sequence GTGCGCAAGATCATCATTTGCACGTTCCTGACGCTGGACGGCGTCATGCAGGCACCGGGCGGTCCGGACGAGGACGCGCAGAGCGGCTTCGAGCACGGCGGCTGGCAGAAGCCGGTGTCCGACGACGAGGTCGGCACGGCCATCGCCGGTTGGTACGAGGCCTCCGACGCGATGCTGCTCGGCCGCAAGACGTACGAGATCTTCGCTTCGTACTGGCCGACCGCCGATCCCGGCAATCCGTTCACCCATCGGATGAACAGCATGCACAAGTACGTGGCGTCTCGGACCCTGACATCCGTCGAGTGGCAGAACTCCACGCTGCTGGAGGGCGACCTCGTCGATGCCGTACGCGAGCTGAAAGCGTCCGACGGCGCCAACATCAACGTCGTGGGCAGTGGGGACCTCGCCCAGACCCTCATGCGGCACAACCTGGTCGACGAGTACCGGCTGACCATCCATCCGGTGATCATCGGCACCGGCAAGCGGCTGTTCGCCGACGGAGCGATTCCCACTGCGCTGGAGCCGGTCAGCGTCTCGACGACGAAGGGCGGAACCATCGTCGGCGTCTACCGACCGAACGGTAAGCCCAGCTACGACAGCTATTAA
- a CDS encoding PRC-barrel domain-containing protein, whose amino-acid sequence MMMFSQALGLPVITAEEAEQLGRVESLTIDARNRPVACLRLSKAPKHATTIAWDAIEAVGRDAVIVRSRTGVDPGQNDVPAHHEALGRRVLTEHGTAHGTVKDVAFDNATGHILTLYTALGDIPADRLLGVGSYAVVVRVEPHGRPRARK is encoded by the coding sequence ATGATGATGTTCTCCCAGGCCCTGGGCCTGCCCGTGATCACCGCCGAAGAGGCCGAACAGCTCGGTCGCGTGGAGTCGCTGACCATCGATGCCCGCAACAGACCGGTCGCCTGCCTGCGTCTGTCCAAGGCCCCGAAGCACGCCACGACCATCGCCTGGGACGCGATCGAAGCCGTCGGACGGGACGCCGTCATCGTGCGCTCCCGCACCGGCGTCGATCCCGGGCAGAACGACGTTCCCGCCCACCACGAGGCCCTCGGGCGCCGGGTCCTGACGGAACACGGCACCGCGCACGGCACCGTCAAGGACGTCGCCTTCGACAACGCGACCGGGCACATCCTCACGCTCTACACGGCACTCGGCGACATCCCCGCAGACCGCCTCCTCGGCGTCGGCTCGTACGCCGTGGTGGTCCGCGTCGAGCCCCACGGGCGTCCCCGGGCACGGAAGTGA
- a CDS encoding PP2C family protein-serine/threonine phosphatase — MDRLPEQQLGRRLVAIPLALIIVITVVDIHSPPDVHLGPLLVIAPALTASVAGPRLTALVGALAVAAQVLIAVYHGGLTTPNHLSQITALILLSALVVFVCHVRERRSRELNRARSVAETAQLVLLRPPRRRIGPLRVAWLYLAAEDETRIGGDLFAIARSDRGTRVIIGDVRGKGLAAIGEASMVLGAFREGAHRYDTLPELAAGLEVSVCRSLEDAAATENDPGEHFITALLLDIPDQGTQVEMVNLGHPPPLLLHDGQVTVLHARRPVPPLGMCELPVPSHRADPFTFENGDTLLLYTDGVVEARSPEGAFYPLAERAAYAPTSGPEALIRHIHRDLLNHIGHEPGDDAVLLALERYGVHHLHRPHITAHPLDGHRRLDSGPKPLPGDLS, encoded by the coding sequence GTGGACCGCCTCCCAGAGCAGCAACTGGGCCGCAGGCTGGTGGCAATCCCCCTTGCGCTCATCATCGTGATCACCGTGGTGGACATCCATTCCCCGCCGGATGTCCACCTGGGCCCCTTGCTGGTGATCGCGCCGGCCCTGACCGCGTCCGTGGCCGGGCCGCGACTGACCGCCCTCGTCGGAGCACTGGCTGTGGCCGCCCAGGTGCTCATCGCCGTGTACCACGGCGGACTGACCACCCCCAACCACCTCTCGCAGATCACTGCCTTGATCCTGCTGTCCGCCTTGGTCGTCTTCGTCTGCCACGTACGCGAGCGGCGCAGCCGTGAGCTGAACCGGGCACGGTCGGTGGCCGAGACGGCACAGCTCGTACTGCTGCGGCCACCACGCCGCCGGATCGGGCCGCTACGGGTGGCGTGGCTGTACCTGGCGGCCGAGGACGAGACCCGTATAGGCGGCGACCTGTTCGCGATCGCCCGCTCGGACCGTGGCACCCGCGTGATCATCGGTGACGTCCGCGGCAAGGGACTGGCCGCCATCGGTGAGGCATCCATGGTGCTGGGCGCGTTCCGCGAGGGCGCGCACCGCTACGACACCCTGCCCGAACTTGCCGCGGGCCTCGAGGTGAGCGTCTGCAGAAGCCTGGAAGACGCCGCCGCCACCGAGAACGATCCGGGTGAGCACTTCATCACCGCCCTGCTGCTCGACATCCCCGACCAGGGCACGCAGGTCGAAATGGTCAATTTGGGCCACCCTCCGCCTCTCCTGCTGCACGACGGCCAGGTCACGGTCCTGCACGCGCGACGCCCCGTACCCCCCTTGGGCATGTGCGAGCTGCCCGTACCCAGCCACCGCGCGGACCCCTTCACGTTCGAGAACGGCGACACACTGCTGCTCTACACCGACGGCGTCGTCGAAGCCCGTTCGCCCGAAGGAGCCTTCTACCCTCTCGCCGAGCGCGCCGCCTACGCGCCCACCTCTGGGCCCGAGGCCCTGATACGCCACATCCACCGCGATCTGCTGAACCACATCGGCCACGAACCCGGGGACGACGCCGTGCTCCTGGCTCTCGAACGCTACGGGGTCCACCACCTGCACCGACCGCACATCACGGCCCACCCCCTGGACGGCCACCGCCGACTCGACTCCGGCCCAAAGCCGCTTCCGGGAGACCTTTCCTGA
- a CDS encoding diaminopimelate decarboxylase, with protein MTAAILTAARRERILREALRQGLLDRAESLLAGFVDLDGVAATVGALHEAFAGLDGDGAGPEAGSPQPPRVLHTFAAKANCLVPVLSELARLGMGCEVASSGELARALAAGFTPERIVFDAPAKTWAELERALALGVAVNADSFQELERIERILARRPSVSRIGVRVNCQVGGGSIAAMSTATSTSKFGVPLEDPGNRERLVRAFAEHSWLTWVHTHTGSQGCPLGLMARGVAQAVEFADEVEAAFGPGRVEGIDIGGGLPVNFSDDDVMPTFSMYVEQLRTHAPRLFARGYRIVTEFGRSLLAKNGFLAAYVEDAKSAGGRRIAITHAGVQVATRTVFAPDAWPLRIEAYDGSGAARRDRPVRQDIAGPACFAGDLLARNCALPLLRPGDLVVVPDTGAYYFSTPFHYNSLPEPAVHGVRVDADGRIAFSLIRPAQDPWELSDQDGVGLPSGEPVGAPVHSAG; from the coding sequence ATGACCGCTGCGATCCTCACCGCCGCCCGGCGGGAACGCATCCTCCGGGAGGCGCTACGGCAGGGACTGCTGGACCGCGCCGAGTCCCTGCTGGCCGGCTTCGTCGACCTCGATGGGGTCGCGGCCACGGTCGGGGCGCTGCACGAGGCGTTCGCCGGCCTCGACGGGGACGGCGCCGGGCCCGAGGCAGGCTCGCCGCAGCCGCCCCGGGTGCTGCACACCTTCGCAGCCAAGGCCAACTGCCTCGTGCCCGTGCTGTCGGAGCTGGCCCGCCTCGGCATGGGCTGCGAGGTCGCCTCCTCGGGCGAGTTGGCCCGGGCACTCGCGGCCGGCTTCACCCCGGAGCGGATCGTCTTCGACGCTCCCGCCAAGACCTGGGCGGAGCTGGAGCGGGCCCTGGCCCTCGGGGTGGCCGTGAACGCGGACAGCTTCCAGGAGCTTGAGCGGATCGAGCGCATCCTCGCCCGGCGTCCCTCGGTCTCACGGATCGGGGTGCGGGTCAACTGCCAGGTCGGCGGCGGCTCCATCGCCGCCATGAGCACCGCCACCAGCACCTCCAAGTTCGGCGTGCCGCTGGAAGACCCGGGCAATCGGGAGCGGCTGGTACGAGCCTTCGCCGAGCACTCGTGGCTGACCTGGGTGCACACGCACACCGGGTCCCAGGGCTGCCCTCTCGGCCTGATGGCCCGCGGAGTGGCGCAGGCGGTGGAGTTCGCCGACGAGGTGGAAGCGGCTTTCGGGCCGGGCCGGGTCGAGGGCATCGACATCGGCGGCGGGCTGCCCGTCAACTTCTCCGACGACGACGTCATGCCCACGTTCTCCATGTACGTGGAGCAGTTGCGGACCCACGCGCCGAGGCTCTTCGCGCGCGGGTACCGGATCGTCACCGAGTTCGGCCGCTCGCTCCTCGCGAAGAACGGCTTTCTGGCCGCGTACGTCGAGGACGCCAAATCCGCGGGCGGCCGGCGGATCGCCATCACGCACGCGGGCGTGCAGGTCGCCACGCGGACCGTGTTCGCTCCCGACGCCTGGCCGTTGCGGATCGAGGCGTACGACGGGTCCGGAGCGGCCCGGCGGGACCGGCCCGTGCGCCAGGACATCGCTGGTCCTGCCTGCTTCGCCGGCGACCTGCTGGCCCGCAACTGCGCGCTGCCGCTGCTGCGGCCGGGCGACCTGGTGGTCGTCCCGGACACCGGCGCCTACTACTTCTCGACGCCGTTCCACTACAACAGCCTTCCCGAACCGGCGGTGCACGGTGTCCGCGTGGATGCGGACGGGCGGATCGCGTTCAGCCTGATCCGGCCCGCGCAGGACCCGTGGGAACTGTCGGACCAGGACGGCGTCGGCCTACCGTCCGGGGAGCCGGTGGGCGCCCCGGTGCACAGCGCCGGGTGA
- a CDS encoding YihY/virulence factor BrkB family protein, which translates to MRHADGRRYGWWTALRRTPVSIWNDDVMDWAAALTYYAVLALFPVLLVILSVLGLTMPRTTPEVIDRMTGVVPAASRGLLRSALRQLAGQSSAAWMLMFFGVVGALWSGCSYLSVFRRALHAIHHVSAHRPVWRTAPRIIVTAIVLISLLVTTTLALLVSGGLARRLGRALNLGTVPETAWDTLRWPVLGAVACALVLVLYRSGPACSRPVRRMAPGGGLAILLLLIVSLGFTAYASHVSTYYRLYGSLAGVVVFLVWLWLSNLALLAGAQFNVELAKPAALCSAAVTGSASPTAPPPG; encoded by the coding sequence ATGCGGCACGCTGACGGCCGGCGGTACGGGTGGTGGACGGCGCTGCGCCGGACACCGGTGTCCATCTGGAACGACGACGTCATGGACTGGGCGGCCGCCCTGACGTACTACGCGGTCCTGGCCCTGTTCCCCGTACTGCTGGTCATCCTCTCGGTCCTCGGGCTGACCATGCCCAGGACGACTCCTGAGGTGATCGACCGGATGACGGGGGTCGTCCCGGCCGCCTCCCGCGGACTGCTGCGCAGCGCACTGCGGCAACTGGCCGGTCAGTCGTCAGCGGCGTGGATGCTGATGTTCTTCGGCGTCGTGGGGGCGCTGTGGTCGGGCTGCAGTTACCTGAGCGTCTTTCGCAGGGCTCTGCACGCGATCCACCACGTCAGTGCGCACCGGCCGGTGTGGCGCACGGCCCCGCGCATCATCGTCACGGCCATCGTGCTGATCAGCCTTCTGGTCACCACCACCCTCGCGCTGCTGGTGAGCGGCGGCCTGGCCAGACGTCTGGGCCGGGCGCTGAACCTGGGCACCGTGCCCGAGACCGCCTGGGACACACTGCGCTGGCCCGTCCTGGGCGCCGTCGCGTGCGCCCTGGTGCTGGTGCTCTACCGCTCGGGCCCTGCCTGCTCGAGGCCCGTGCGGAGGATGGCACCGGGCGGCGGCCTGGCGATCCTGCTCCTGCTGATCGTCTCGCTGGGCTTCACCGCCTACGCCTCGCATGTGAGCACCTACTACCGTCTGTACGGCTCCCTGGCAGGCGTGGTGGTCTTTCTCGTCTGGCTGTGGCTGTCCAACCTCGCGCTCCTGGCCGGCGCCCAGTTCAACGTCGAGTTGGCGAAACCTGCCGCGCTCTGTTCCGCAGCGGTCACCGGCTCCGCGTCCCCGACCGCACCGCCTCCCGGCTGA
- a CDS encoding PRC-barrel domain-containing protein codes for MNTLMLASELTGRVVVTLGGEAVAQIRDTVFDAQAGRIKGFTLSGRGLLSGPLKESLPFSGVHAIGPSAVMIPSEAVLENRDVVVGTGEADRGQVIGAPVLTDQGTEVGTVLDVVIEAGVGGRVIGFEIAAHENLDSRKRKTFIPRGETLAVSGRALVVPADAGRFVADDLPSFSAQVEAFRAQAVQPCAGAPTAGEGGPA; via the coding sequence GTGAACACCCTGATGCTCGCCTCCGAACTGACCGGGCGCGTGGTCGTGACGCTGGGCGGCGAGGCGGTCGCCCAGATCCGCGACACCGTCTTCGACGCTCAGGCCGGTCGGATCAAGGGCTTCACCCTGAGCGGACGCGGGCTGTTGTCCGGCCCTCTCAAGGAGAGCCTCCCCTTCTCCGGAGTGCACGCCATCGGACCGTCCGCCGTGATGATTCCCAGTGAGGCGGTCCTGGAGAACAGGGACGTGGTCGTGGGGACCGGCGAAGCCGACCGCGGTCAGGTCATCGGCGCGCCCGTCCTCACCGACCAGGGGACCGAGGTGGGCACGGTCCTGGACGTGGTGATCGAGGCCGGCGTCGGCGGACGGGTCATCGGCTTCGAGATCGCCGCCCACGAGAACCTCGATTCCCGGAAGCGGAAGACGTTCATCCCGCGCGGGGAGACACTGGCCGTCTCCGGCCGGGCCCTGGTCGTCCCCGCGGACGCCGGCCGCTTCGTCGCCGACGACCTGCCCAGCTTCAGCGCCCAGGTGGAGGCCTTCCGCGCGCAGGCCGTGCAGCCGTGCGCCGGAGCGCCCACGGCCGGAGAAGGAGGCCCGGCATGA
- a CDS encoding PucR family transcriptional regulator, with amino-acid sequence MTDLGGHLEWHMAAETRVTLERLLSVVGPGALELDTAPGGLTVPVGGIAVLDPLEPGVRPRVLVLAVGVDAGSAQARDLVHRAGAAGATGVVFGPDRSAQSAGALRSAAEEAGTAVLFRTRWCPWEQLVGVIRAGLAAAGEPPAAGPALGDLDALADAVATLVGGSVTIEDTESRVLAHSSTEENVDEMRRMTILGRRVPPWRVAAMREAGLFRALWTTDDVLHRRAQGADPERLVCAVRAGGEVLGSVWVAAVGGRPLSPNAADALRSACRAAAAHLLHYRTRATDNRLVEDAARALLEDRGSPELLAERASLPAQEPCAVVAVGLGTDPSAEQPSDDPSRLYGLLSLHCTALGHRTVVIPAGGRALVLVSALDPDVDLARDRVTKLAESLVAQVSAATGRQVRAGLGAVVPTLARAAESRRDAELVLRALGRSGGPHAVAWGEDVADAIGVLQVAEALRDVRLPPGTSVARLMAFDAEHAGSRLVETLRAYLDHFGDVSAAARSLSVHPNSLRYRLARIAAVSGLDLADPDARLLAQLQLRLGDGDPAA; translated from the coding sequence ATGACGGACCTGGGGGGCCACCTGGAGTGGCACATGGCTGCGGAAACCCGGGTGACGCTGGAGCGGTTGTTGTCGGTAGTGGGTCCGGGGGCGCTGGAACTGGACACAGCGCCGGGCGGGCTGACGGTGCCGGTCGGCGGGATCGCCGTGCTGGACCCGCTGGAGCCCGGGGTCCGGCCGCGGGTGCTGGTGCTCGCGGTCGGTGTCGACGCCGGGTCGGCGCAGGCCCGGGATCTCGTGCACCGGGCCGGTGCCGCGGGGGCGACCGGCGTGGTGTTCGGCCCCGACCGCTCCGCTCAGTCCGCCGGTGCCCTGCGGTCGGCCGCCGAGGAGGCCGGTACGGCGGTGCTGTTCCGTACCCGCTGGTGTCCGTGGGAGCAGTTGGTGGGGGTCATACGGGCCGGACTGGCCGCGGCCGGGGAACCGCCGGCCGCGGGGCCCGCCCTGGGGGACCTCGACGCGCTGGCCGACGCGGTCGCCACCCTGGTCGGCGGCTCGGTGACCATCGAGGACACCGAATCCCGCGTCCTGGCGCACTCTTCGACCGAGGAAAACGTGGACGAGATGCGTCGGATGACCATCCTGGGGCGGCGCGTGCCGCCGTGGAGAGTGGCCGCGATGCGGGAGGCGGGGCTGTTCCGCGCCCTGTGGACGACAGATGACGTGCTGCACCGGCGGGCCCAGGGCGCCGACCCGGAGCGGCTGGTGTGTGCCGTCCGGGCGGGTGGCGAGGTGCTGGGATCCGTGTGGGTGGCCGCGGTCGGCGGACGGCCGCTGTCCCCGAACGCGGCGGACGCGCTCCGCTCGGCGTGCCGGGCGGCAGCCGCGCATCTGCTTCACTACCGCACGCGTGCCACGGACAACCGGCTGGTGGAGGACGCGGCGCGGGCGCTGCTGGAAGACCGCGGCTCACCGGAGCTGCTCGCCGAACGGGCGTCGCTGCCGGCGCAGGAGCCGTGTGCGGTCGTGGCGGTGGGCCTCGGCACCGACCCGTCTGCGGAGCAGCCGTCCGACGACCCGTCGAGGCTGTACGGTCTGCTCAGCCTGCACTGCACCGCGCTCGGCCACCGGACGGTGGTCATCCCGGCAGGCGGACGGGCCCTGGTGTTGGTGAGCGCGCTGGACCCGGATGTGGACCTTGCCCGTGACCGGGTGACGAAGCTCGCGGAGTCGCTGGTGGCCCAGGTGTCGGCCGCGACCGGCCGGCAGGTGCGGGCGGGGCTGGGTGCGGTGGTGCCGACGCTGGCCCGGGCCGCCGAGTCGCGCCGGGACGCCGAGCTGGTGCTCAGGGCCCTCGGCCGGTCCGGGGGGCCGCACGCCGTGGCGTGGGGCGAGGACGTGGCGGACGCGATCGGCGTGCTGCAGGTGGCCGAGGCCCTGCGGGACGTACGGCTGCCGCCGGGGACGTCGGTGGCGCGGCTGATGGCGTTCGACGCCGAGCACGCCGGAAGCCGACTCGTGGAGACCCTGCGGGCCTACCTCGACCACTTCGGAGACGTGTCCGCCGCCGCGCGCAGCCTCTCGGTGCATCCCAACAGCCTGCGCTACCGGCTGGCCCGGATCGCCGCCGTGTCCGGACTCGATCTCGCCGACCCGGACGCCCGTCTGCTGGCCCAGCTCCAGTTACGCCTGGGCGACGGCGACCCGGCCGCCTGA